AATGGATTTTCTTCCATCAAAAACTGCGCTTCCATGGGGCCCAAATCAAAATCCGGCATTTTAAATTCCAGAAAACCATCTGAGATACGCAGGGTGTCGCTTCTGAAATTCTTATCTTTAATATAATGATAAAATCCGCGCTTGGTCTCATTTCCGGCCATATCCCGGGCTTCTACAGCAATACGGGTATCCGCCCCCTGGGTATGATCCAAGGCAAACAGGGCTGTTATCACCATGGGATCTTTAAACACACCGGAATATCCGGGGAAAAAATTCTCCCCCACCCTGACACCGCTTTGCACGTTTTCTTCGTCAAGTTTATAAATTACAAGGCCGACACCGCCTTTGGAGACATTATGCTGGGAGGTCAACACCTGAAGTCGGGGCGGCACCGTATCAATGATCACTGGACGCTCTTGGTAAAAACTGTTGCCTTTGGTCCATTTACGCCAGGCATAATCCGTTACAACAATCCGAATAATGGCCTCACCGTCGTTCATACCGTATTTACGCATTTCAACGGGAATGGTAAACGTATCGGACAGGATTATATTGTCACTGAATAAAGACTGAATGGAAGAGGGAGGATACGACTTATCCAAAAGAACTTTTTCATTATCTTTTTGCACCAAAGAAACAGTTACATGCTTTAACCCAGCGCCTTTATCCGATGCGGTTATATTTATTTCATAAGATTGTCTTAGATACTGGGAGGGCAGGCTGATATCTGCGCTGGGAGCATCTCCCTCATATTTACAAAACAGAACCCAGCCCACAGGCACAACAATTGCCAGAAATATAATCAGAAACAGTGTTCTTTTCATCAAACAACCTTACTTTTCAAGAAGTTAGACGGCTATGCTTAAAGTCAACTTAAGATATCAGCAAACGCCTTTCTTATCAAGGAATTTTCCCGGGCACGGATCCACCTTGACATTTCCCCGGGTGAATAATATCTAGGGTTATCAATATTTTTCTCGTTTTAAGGATAAACCCGATGACAAACTTTTTTTTTGACCTGACCCGGAACGACCCAAACTTTTTTTTTCTAATTGCCGGCCCCTGTGTGATAGAGGATTTAGACACAAGCCTTGCGATTGCAAAACACCTGAAACAGGTCACAAACGACTTAGGTATTCCTTATATTTTTAAAGCCTCGTATGACAAGGCCAACCGGACATCCATCCAGTCGTTCCGGGGCCCGGGGCAGGAACACGGCCTTAAAATTTTAGAACAGATTAAAACAGAACTGAACATCCCTGTCATCTCTGATATCCACCTGCCTGACCAGGCCGAAAAAGCCGCACAAGTTCTTGATATTATTCAGATACCAGCATTTTTATGCCGCCAGACCGACTTAATTTTAGCCGCCTGCAAAACAGGCAAGCCCGTGAATATCAAAAAGGGTCAATTTCTTGCACCGGCTGACTGTAAAAATATTGTTGAAAAAGCCAAGTCCACAGGCAACAGGGACATTGCCATCACTGAACGCGGCACCTGTTTTGGGTATAACAATCTTGTGGTGGATTTCAGGTCCATACAGATTTTACGGGAATCGGGTATGCCCGTAATTTTTGATGCCACCCACAGTGTGCAACTTCCCGGAGGCAGCGGCAATGCATCGGCAGGGGAAAGACAGTTTGTCGCACCGCTTGCAAAAGCCGCCGTAGCCTGCGGCGCCCACGGCCTGTTCATGGAAACCCACCCCGATCCGGACAATGCCCTGTGCGACGGACCGAACTCCATACCTCTGGAGCAAATGAAAACACTTTTGACCCATCTGGTCAATATCAGGAAAGTTGCAGGACCGTCCCTATGACAACACCATTGGCAGATATCCAACTGCTGCTTTTAGATGTGGACGGGGTGCTCACCGACGGCAGCATTACCTACACAGACACAGGCGAACAGATCAAAACGTTTAACGCCAAAGACGGTCTGGGCATCCGTTTGCTCATGGATGCAGGCATTCTTGTCGGAATTGTCACGGCAAGGGTTTCAGGCGCCCTGCGTCACCGGTGTGAAAACTTAGGCATCACCCTGGTTTTTGACGGCATAAGAGATAAAGCCGGCGCATTGGCATCCATATCTGAAACCACCCAAGTCAGCACCGCACAGATTGCATTCATGGGCGATGACCTGATAGATCTGCCGGCAATGACCCGTGCCGGATTTGCTTTTACCGTGGCCGACGCCCCTGTTGAAGTGAAAGACAGGGCAGACCTAATAACGGAGCTCCCCGGAGGCAAAGGAGCGGTCCGCCAGGCCTGTGAAGCCATTCTCAAAGCCAAAGGCCTCTGGGAAAACGCTATTTCAAGGTTTCTATCATGAGCGGCGTCGGCAAAAAAAAACTGATACTGCCCCTGATTCTGCTTTTAGGCCTTATACTTGCGGGGTTAGGCCTGTATTATTACATCAGCCACCTGCTGACCACACCCATTGAACTTGAAAACATCGAGGTTGATGACAAGGCGGCGCTCAAACTCAATGCACTTGAGCAGATTTCCAAAAAAAACGGCATCACCGAATGGAAACTGAAAGCCTCCACGGCCACCCTGCTCAAAGACCAAAACAGGGCTGAACTAAAAGATGTGGACATTATTTTCTACACCAAACAGGATACCCAGGTTCACCTCACAGCTGACCACGGAGAACTCGACACCAAGACCCATGACATGACCTTTTCAAAGAATGTCACGATTCATCATCAGCAATACACCCTGAGAAGTGAAACATTGCATTATGCCAAAAAACCACATATAATACGCTCCGATTCAAGGGTTGAAGTGGACGATGAGAACTCTGTAATAGAAGCGGACTGCATGACGATTATGCTGAACCAAGAGTTAATCATCCTGGAAGGAAACGTAGAAGGACGATTTAGTGAAAAAAGTCAAAATTCAAACTTGTTATAGTACGTCTCTTGTTTTACTGCTGATGCTGTTGTTTCTTCTCACACAGGTCTCCTTTGCAGCCCAAGAGGATAAACCCGCCGATACAAGCCGGCCGCCGGCTGATTTAAAAATCACTTCAGATAAAATGGTCGCCAACAAAGACCAGTCCATGGTTGAATTTATGGGAAAAGTTAAAGCTGTCCGGGCAGACAGTGTGCTCTTCGCTGATTCGGTCAAAGTATTTTTTCATACCTCAGAGACC
This window of the uncultured Desulfobacter sp. genome carries:
- a CDS encoding M23 family metallopeptidase, which translates into the protein MKRTLFLIIFLAIVVPVGWVLFCKYEGDAPSADISLPSQYLRQSYEINITASDKGAGLKHVTVSLVQKDNEKVLLDKSYPPSSIQSLFSDNIILSDTFTIPVEMRKYGMNDGEAIIRIVVTDYAWRKWTKGNSFYQERPVIIDTVPPRLQVLTSQHNVSKGGVGLVIYKLDEENVQSGVRVGENFFPGYSGVFKDPMVITALFALDHTQGADTRIAVEARDMAGNETKRGFYHYIKDKNFRSDTLRISDGFLEFKMPDFDLGPMEAQFLMEENPLLAKFLYINETLRQQNVETVAKVPSDTRGELMWEGRFSRLTGAANRARFADKRTYKYNGKVISHSTHLGIDLASTSNAPVGAANNGRIIMAQNVGIFGNIIVIDHGLGLASLYAHLSQMNVAKGDVVKKDDIIGRTGLTGLAGGDHLHYGMMLHNVCINPVEWWDAAWIQNNITSKIESVKTQIQ
- the kdsA gene encoding 3-deoxy-8-phosphooctulonate synthase, whose amino-acid sequence is MTNFFFDLTRNDPNFFFLIAGPCVIEDLDTSLAIAKHLKQVTNDLGIPYIFKASYDKANRTSIQSFRGPGQEHGLKILEQIKTELNIPVISDIHLPDQAEKAAQVLDIIQIPAFLCRQTDLILAACKTGKPVNIKKGQFLAPADCKNIVEKAKSTGNRDIAITERGTCFGYNNLVVDFRSIQILRESGMPVIFDATHSVQLPGGSGNASAGERQFVAPLAKAAVACGAHGLFMETHPDPDNALCDGPNSIPLEQMKTLLTHLVNIRKVAGPSL
- a CDS encoding HAD-IIIA family hydrolase, with translation MTTPLADIQLLLLDVDGVLTDGSITYTDTGEQIKTFNAKDGLGIRLLMDAGILVGIVTARVSGALRHRCENLGITLVFDGIRDKAGALASISETTQVSTAQIAFMGDDLIDLPAMTRAGFAFTVADAPVEVKDRADLITELPGGKGAVRQACEAILKAKGLWENAISRFLS
- the lptC gene encoding LPS export ABC transporter periplasmic protein LptC, with translation MSGVGKKKLILPLILLLGLILAGLGLYYYISHLLTTPIELENIEVDDKAALKLNALEQISKKNGITEWKLKASTATLLKDQNRAELKDVDIIFYTKQDTQVHLTADHGELDTKTHDMTFSKNVTIHHQQYTLRSETLHYAKKPHIIRSDSRVEVDDENSVIEADCMTIMLNQELIILEGNVEGRFSEKSQNSNLL